From Glycine soja cultivar W05 chromosome 4, ASM419377v2, whole genome shotgun sequence, the proteins below share one genomic window:
- the LOC114409583 gene encoding protein kinase PINOID 2-like, translated as MSMASTTRDESSDNDSTCSSITLADSTRSWLSTFSFRRSSSSNSSSLPLCAAAPDTTKSASWEAMRRLRLDTGGIGLDNFRLLRRLGSGDIGNVYLCQIQNSMVGRPQSLYYAMKVVDREALAVRKKLQRAEMEKQILAMMDHPFLPTLYAAFDASHYSCFVMDFCPGGDLFSARQRQPGKRFTISSTKFYAAETLVALEYLHMKGIVYRDLKPENVLIREDGHIMLSDFDLCLKCDVVPKLLRSKTSSESSVKTRRSSAPSCVAAPMHSCFSASSKRKKVVTTAIIRENMDVYEDQSQHKGHDYCTSGLGEHDTEIVAEPINARSKSFVGTHEYLAPEVISGNGHGSAVDWWTFGVFLYEMLYGRTPFKGENNEKTLMNILKQPLAFPRVSSVSSSSKEFEEMVKVQDLISKLLVKNPKKRIGCCMGSVEIKRHEFFKGVNWALIRSVRPPEVPAELNKIRSRVSLQKLSKKDKDQPYQITHHFDYF; from the exons ATGTCCATGGCCTCCACGACCAGGGACGAGTCCTCCGACAACGACAGCACCTGCTCCTCCATAACCCTCGCCGACTCCACCCGCAGCTGGCTCAGCACCTTCAGCTTCCGccgcagcagcagcagcaacagcagCTCCCTCCCCCTCTGCGCCGCCGCCCCTGACACCACAAAGTCTGCATCATGGGAGGCCATGCGGCGCCTCCGCCTCGACACCGGCGGCATCGGCCTCGACAACTTCCGCCTCCTGCGGCGGCTCGGCAGCGGCGACATCGGGAACGTGTACCTCTGCCAGATACAAAACTCCATGGTGGGACGGCCGCAGAGCCTCTACTACGCCATGAAGGTTGTGGACAGAGAAGCGCTGGCCGTAAGGAAGAAGCTGCAAAGAGCGGAGATGGAGAAGCAGATTCTGGCGATGATGGATCACCCCTTCTTGCCCACCCTATACGCTGCGTTTGATGCCTCTCATTACTCTTGTTTCGTTATGGACTTTTGCCCCGGTGGTGACTTGTTCTCTGCGCGCCAACGCCAACCAGGGAAACGCTTCACCATCTCATCCACCAA GTTTTATGCAGCTGAGACACTAGTGGCCCTGGAGTATCTCCACATGAAGGGCATAGTGTACAGGGATTTGAAGCCAGAGAATGTGCTGATAAGAGAGGACGGGCACATTATGCTTTCGGATTTTGATCTCTGCCTCAAATGCGACGTCGTTCCGAAGCTGCTGAGAAGCAAAACCAGTTCAGAAAGCAGTGTCAAGACCCGAAGGAGTTCAGCACCATCTTGTGTTGCAGCCCCCATGCACTCATGTTTCTCTGCCTCAAGCAAGAGAAAGAAAGTGGTCACAACAGCAATCATAAGGGAAAATATGGATGTTTATGAAGATCAAAGTCAGCACAAAG GCCATGATTATTGCACGTCCGGCCTTGGCGAACATGACACAGAGATAGTGGCAGAGCCCATCAATGCAAGGTCCAAATCCTTTGTGGGAACCCATGAATACTTGGCACCTGAAGTGATTTCAGGAAATGGACATGGGAGTGCAGTGGATTGGTGGacttttggggtgtttttgtaTGAGATGTTGTATGGGAGAACACCCTTCAAGGGTGAGAACAATGAGAAGACCCTTATGAACATTCTCAAGCAGCCCTTGGCATTTCCAAGGGTCTCTTCAGTGAGTAGTTCTAGCAAGGAGTTTGAGGAGATGGTGAAGGTTCAAGACCTCATCAGCAAGCTCCTTGTGAAGAATCCAAAGAAGAGAATCGGGTGCTGCATGGGCTCAGTTGAGATCAAGAGGCATGAGTTCTTCAAAGGGGTGAATTGGGCTCTCATTAGATCAGTTAGGCCACCTGAGGTGCCTGCTGAATTGAACAAGATTAGGAGTAGAGTTTCGTTACAGAAATTAAGCAAGAAAGACAAGGATCAACCATATCAGATTACTCATCATTTTGATTACTTTTAA